A genomic segment from Dermatobacter hominis encodes:
- a CDS encoding LemA family protein — MLIAIIVIVVLVVVVGLLVVSGLNRLRQQRVSVDEAWAGIDVQLTRRAELIPNLVETVKGYMGHERGTLEAVTQARAAAQAANSVEEAAAADGQMRQALANLFAVAEAYPDLKASANFQQLQGELTRTEDQLAFARQYYNDAVATLNRTMVTIPWSLFAGMSGVEKGVFYDAPEGHSAPPTVSFG; from the coding sequence GTGCTGATCGCCATCATCGTCATCGTCGTGCTCGTCGTCGTGGTGGGCCTGCTGGTCGTCTCCGGCCTCAACCGCCTCCGCCAGCAGCGCGTGTCGGTCGACGAGGCGTGGGCGGGCATCGACGTCCAGCTGACCCGACGGGCGGAGCTGATCCCCAACCTGGTCGAGACCGTCAAGGGCTACATGGGCCACGAGCGGGGGACGCTCGAGGCGGTCACGCAGGCGCGGGCCGCGGCGCAGGCCGCCAACTCGGTCGAGGAGGCCGCCGCAGCCGACGGTCAGATGCGCCAGGCGCTGGCCAACCTCTTCGCCGTCGCCGAGGCCTACCCGGACCTCAAGGCGTCGGCGAACTTCCAGCAGTTGCAGGGCGAGCTGACGCGGACCGAGGACCAGCTGGCGTTCGCCCGGCAGTACTACAACGACGCGGTCGCCACCCTGAACCGGACGATGGTGACCATCCCGTGGTCGCTCTTCGCCGGGATGTCGGGCGTGGAGAAGGGCGTCTTCTACGACGCCCCCGAGGGCCACTCGGCCCCGCCCACCGTCAGCTTCGGCTGA
- a CDS encoding TetR/AcrR family transcriptional regulator, with amino-acid sequence MTDVTAHPDVTDAPAEGSEAGRPARPRNPRGQGDRLRDELLEAALRLLADAAHPDDVSIRAIAREAGVSPTAAYRHFDDRDELVMEAVGCCFQDFAELLGERIAEVDDPFQRLQEAGRAYFEFAEEQGGRYRVLFSNPVMFESPVALGGAETKHMAGDQAFDTLVQIVQDCIDAGAPTRTDDARFLSYQVWTWAHGIVDLRITHHGMDFPDSELMLQDLRVALGLVPPTA; translated from the coding sequence ATGACCGACGTCACTGCGCACCCCGATGTGACCGACGCCCCCGCCGAGGGGTCCGAGGCGGGCCGACCGGCCCGACCCCGCAACCCGCGCGGCCAGGGCGATCGGCTGCGCGACGAGCTGCTCGAGGCCGCGCTGCGCCTGCTCGCCGACGCCGCGCACCCCGACGACGTGTCGATCCGGGCCATCGCCCGTGAGGCGGGCGTCTCCCCGACCGCGGCCTACCGGCACTTCGACGACCGCGACGAGCTGGTCATGGAGGCCGTGGGGTGCTGCTTCCAGGACTTCGCCGAGCTGCTCGGCGAGCGGATCGCCGAGGTCGACGACCCGTTCCAGCGCCTCCAGGAGGCCGGTCGGGCCTACTTCGAGTTCGCCGAGGAGCAGGGCGGGCGCTACCGCGTGCTCTTCTCGAACCCCGTCATGTTCGAGAGCCCGGTCGCCCTCGGCGGTGCCGAGACCAAGCACATGGCCGGCGACCAGGCGTTCGACACGCTCGTGCAGATCGTCCAGGACTGCATCGACGCCGGCGCCCCGACCCGCACCGACGACGCCCGGTTCCTCTCGTACCAGGTGTGGACGTGGGCCCACGGCATCGTGGACCTGCGCATCACGCACCACGGGATGGACTTCCCGGACTCGGAGCTCATGCTCCAGGACCTGCGGGTCGCGCTCGGCCTGGTCCCCCCGACCGCCTGA
- a CDS encoding MMPL family transporter — MFRSLGHLSVRRPRAVLAATGVFLVLAAVLGVGVFDRLSGGGFEDPSAESTRAEALLEERFDSGTPNFVILATASGGDGTAPAVDAPGAAAAGEQLTQRLADDPDVAEVVSYWSLGRVAPLRSTDGGSAIVVARLAGDEDDVMAASERLEEELGTQAGPLELGYSGRGPVFSAVSSNIEGDLSRAESIAVPITLLLLVIVFGGLVAAGLPLLVGAVSVLGTFLTLWLVSLFTDVSVFSINLVTALGLGLAIDYSLFIVSRFREELARHPRSHWQPDEHRAIRAAVVRTVETAGRTVAVSALTVAVSLSALLVFPLYFLRSFAYAGVGVTLVAAVTSVVALPALLAILGRRVDGLRLFRRPPAAPASGFWRRNAEAVMRRPVLVAVVGVVVLLLLGAPFLGVRFGVPDERVLPEGDPARTTTQHLQDDFSSEEANAFSVVVEGSDPAGPSDAQVVAYAEALSQLDGVQRVDAPTGRYVEGAQVAPVDPMLEGYRSGADVRISVVPDLVPISAEGEELVAAVRATDAPGAAVVGGRSAEFVDSTEAIAARLPWAIAIIVVATFVLLFLMFGSVLVPLKAIVLNMLSLSATFGAMVWIFQEGHLSGVLGFTATGLTDTTTPILMFCIAFGLSMDYEVFLLSRIKEEYDRTGDNTEAIAVGLERSGRIVTAAAALLTVTFLAFATSGISFIKLFGLGLALAVVMDATLIRATLVPAFMKLAGDANWWAPRWMRRIHDRFGFSEHVPEPEPTTDLVGIGALDGCDAEDEVGSREPVGVG, encoded by the coding sequence ATGTTCCGATCGCTCGGCCACCTGTCCGTCCGCCGCCCACGGGCGGTGCTCGCCGCCACCGGCGTGTTCCTCGTCCTCGCCGCGGTGCTCGGCGTCGGCGTGTTCGACCGCCTCTCGGGCGGCGGGTTCGAGGACCCGTCGGCCGAGTCCACCCGCGCCGAGGCGCTCCTGGAGGAGCGGTTCGACTCGGGCACCCCCAACTTCGTGATCCTGGCCACCGCTTCCGGCGGCGACGGCACCGCTCCCGCGGTGGACGCCCCGGGCGCGGCGGCGGCGGGCGAGCAGCTGACGCAGCGGCTCGCGGACGATCCCGACGTCGCCGAGGTCGTCAGCTACTGGAGCCTGGGCCGGGTCGCGCCCCTGCGGTCGACCGACGGCGGCTCGGCGATCGTCGTGGCGCGCCTCGCCGGCGACGAGGACGACGTGATGGCGGCGTCGGAGCGGCTGGAGGAGGAGCTGGGCACCCAGGCGGGTCCGCTCGAGCTCGGCTACTCGGGGCGGGGTCCGGTGTTCTCGGCGGTGTCGAGCAACATCGAGGGCGACCTGTCCCGGGCCGAGTCGATCGCGGTGCCGATCACCCTCCTCCTGCTCGTCATCGTGTTCGGCGGCCTCGTGGCGGCGGGCCTGCCGCTGCTCGTGGGTGCGGTGTCGGTGCTGGGCACGTTCCTCACGCTGTGGCTGGTCTCGCTGTTCACCGACGTGTCGGTGTTCTCGATCAACCTGGTCACCGCCCTGGGACTGGGGCTGGCGATCGACTACTCGCTCTTCATCGTGAGCCGCTTCCGCGAGGAGCTGGCCCGCCACCCGCGCTCGCACTGGCAGCCCGACGAGCACCGGGCGATCCGCGCCGCGGTGGTGCGCACCGTCGAGACCGCTGGTCGCACGGTCGCCGTGTCGGCGCTGACGGTCGCGGTCTCGCTGTCGGCGCTGCTCGTGTTCCCGCTCTACTTCCTCCGGTCGTTCGCCTACGCCGGCGTCGGCGTGACGCTGGTCGCGGCGGTCACCTCGGTGGTGGCGCTGCCGGCACTGCTGGCGATCCTCGGGCGACGCGTCGACGGCCTCCGCCTGTTCCGGCGCCCGCCCGCCGCGCCGGCGAGCGGGTTCTGGCGCCGCAACGCCGAGGCCGTGATGCGGCGGCCGGTGCTCGTGGCCGTCGTCGGCGTGGTCGTCCTGCTGCTGCTCGGCGCGCCGTTCCTCGGCGTCCGCTTCGGTGTCCCCGACGAGCGGGTGCTGCCCGAGGGCGACCCTGCTCGCACGACGACCCAGCACCTGCAGGACGACTTCAGCTCCGAGGAGGCGAACGCGTTCTCGGTGGTCGTCGAGGGGAGCGATCCGGCCGGACCGAGCGACGCGCAGGTGGTGGCCTACGCCGAGGCGCTGTCGCAGCTCGACGGCGTCCAGCGGGTGGACGCGCCGACCGGTCGCTACGTCGAGGGCGCCCAGGTCGCGCCGGTCGACCCGATGCTCGAGGGCTACCGGTCGGGCGCGGACGTGCGCATCAGCGTCGTCCCGGACTTGGTGCCGATCTCGGCCGAGGGCGAGGAGCTCGTCGCCGCCGTGCGGGCCACCGACGCGCCGGGCGCGGCGGTCGTCGGCGGGCGCTCGGCCGAGTTCGTCGACTCGACCGAGGCGATCGCGGCCCGGCTGCCGTGGGCGATCGCGATCATCGTCGTCGCCACGTTCGTGCTGCTGTTCCTGATGTTCGGTTCGGTGCTCGTGCCGCTCAAGGCGATCGTGCTCAACATGCTCTCGCTGAGCGCGACGTTCGGCGCCATGGTCTGGATCTTCCAGGAGGGCCACCTGTCGGGCGTGCTCGGGTTCACCGCCACGGGCCTGACCGACACGACGACACCGATCCTGATGTTCTGCATCGCCTTCGGCCTGTCGATGGACTACGAGGTCTTCCTGCTCTCCCGCATCAAGGAGGAGTACGACCGCACCGGCGACAACACCGAGGCGATCGCGGTCGGGCTCGAGCGCTCCGGTCGGATCGTGACGGCGGCCGCCGCCCTGCTGACGGTGACGTTCCTGGCGTTCGCGACGTCCGGGATCAGCTTCATCAAGCTCTTCGGCCTGGGTCTGGCACTGGCGGTCGTCATGGACGCCACGCTCATCCGGGCGACGCTGGTGCCGGCCTTCATGAAGCTCGCCGGTGACGCCAACTGGTGGGCGCCGCGGTGGATGCGGCGCATCCACGACCGGTTCGGCTTCTCGGAGCACGTCCCCGAGCCGGAGCCCACGACCGACCTCGTCGGGATCGGCGCCCTGGACGGCTGCGACGCCGAGGACGAGGTCGGGTCGCGCGAACCGGTCGGGGTCGGTTGA
- a CDS encoding cytochrome P450, which yields MDATPSAAELDGGAVDLCDLSLFEQGFPHAVFARLRAERPVWCHPPSPHVPGDDGFWVLSRYADVVAAASDGATFSSRTGPGRDGGGTLIEDLPEGYTGVLLNMTDDPHHQRFRSLLTPALSPRAVRALADDLRDRSRAIVRSAVDRGEVDLLVDVAAELPLQAAASLLGVPQEDRRLLIEWADATLDHDDRDLGGTSDRAAAAAGAMFEYGSALIERRRADPGSDLLSLAVHGEVDDADAPGGRRPLRDDEVQLLFSLLVAAGTETTRNTIAVGVAELADRPDDWEALREDRSLVPAAVEEMLRHASSTPYNRRTATRDVRVGDQLIRAGDRVTLWWSSANRDEAEFAEPDRFDVRRTPNRHVAFGHGSHFCLGARLARLEIASIVEALLDASAPPERAGPTEWTRSNKHTGVRHLPVRLRPLGAPVAP from the coding sequence GTGGACGCCACGCCGAGCGCGGCCGAGCTCGACGGCGGCGCCGTCGACCTCTGCGACCTGTCGCTGTTCGAGCAGGGGTTCCCGCACGCGGTGTTCGCCCGGCTGCGCGCCGAGCGGCCCGTGTGGTGCCACCCGCCGTCGCCGCACGTCCCGGGCGACGACGGCTTCTGGGTGCTCAGCCGCTATGCCGACGTCGTGGCCGCCGCCTCGGACGGGGCGACCTTCTCGAGCCGGACCGGGCCGGGCCGCGACGGCGGCGGCACGCTGATCGAGGACCTCCCCGAGGGCTACACCGGGGTCCTGCTCAACATGACCGACGACCCGCACCACCAGCGGTTCCGGTCCCTGCTCACGCCGGCGCTGTCGCCCCGTGCCGTCCGCGCGCTGGCCGACGACCTCCGCGACCGGTCGCGGGCCATCGTGCGCTCGGCCGTCGACCGCGGCGAGGTCGACCTGCTCGTCGACGTCGCCGCCGAGCTCCCGCTGCAGGCCGCGGCGTCGCTGCTCGGCGTGCCGCAGGAGGACCGCCGCCTGCTGATCGAGTGGGCCGACGCCACGCTCGACCACGACGACCGCGACCTCGGCGGCACGTCGGACCGGGCGGCGGCCGCCGCCGGCGCGATGTTCGAGTACGGCAGCGCCCTGATCGAGCGCCGTCGCGCCGATCCCGGGTCCGACCTGCTGTCGCTCGCGGTGCACGGCGAGGTGGACGACGCCGACGCGCCGGGCGGCCGCCGCCCCCTGCGCGACGACGAGGTGCAGCTGCTGTTCTCGCTCCTGGTCGCGGCCGGCACCGAGACGACCCGCAACACGATCGCGGTGGGGGTCGCCGAGCTGGCCGACCGCCCCGACGACTGGGAGGCGCTGCGCGAGGACCGCTCGCTCGTGCCCGCGGCGGTCGAGGAGATGCTGCGCCACGCATCGTCGACCCCGTACAACCGCCGGACCGCCACCCGTGACGTGCGCGTCGGCGACCAGCTGATCCGCGCCGGCGACCGGGTGACCCTGTGGTGGTCGTCGGCGAACCGCGACGAGGCGGAGTTCGCGGAACCCGACCGCTTCGACGTCCGCCGCACGCCGAACCGCCACGTCGCGTTCGGCCACGGCTCCCACTTCTGCCTGGGGGCCCGCCTCGCCCGGCTCGAGATCGCCTCGATCGTCGAGGCGCTGCTCGACGCGTCGGCGCCGCCCGAGCGGGCCGGCCCGACGGAGTGGACCCGTTCCAACAAGCACACGGGCGTGCGCCACCTGCCCGTGCGGCTCCGACCGCTCGGGGCGCCTGTCGCGCCGTGA
- a CDS encoding TetR family transcriptional regulator encodes MSPTADDGAGPRPDTAKGRSARAAIVEAVWAALDEADLAQLTGGMSVRQVAAAAGVSAGGVQYHFPTMRDLGAAMVDSLLLDVAVEPIDAAAEGAALLASDGLAAAVRAAAQFNWDALESPDELAYDRRLQRVLALAHGTGPDAVELRRRLRDEFWGSFRPVFEAMLQAMLDTTDRRLVEPFTVTDLARVTGALAEGLRVQQTCHDGAIRADLYADAVVAMATALTVPVSRPRSVSEVAVELHQVRSSASEGVVGLAAVARAAAPLFADGFEDVGFASIVAASELDVALEDVVEAFGDPRVVAAVSFSRHLDALGDAASRRRAASPDVALADLVLELARRAQAEPWVAVALVQERAAAATRSARVDDGADVRSLVPLDPLVAGLLADARPELGEREAAAVAVLVVDTTLAQAAARTTEAVSALSRRVLRLVPPPAS; translated from the coding sequence GTGAGCCCGACCGCCGACGACGGGGCCGGGCCGCGACCCGACACGGCGAAGGGCCGGTCGGCCCGGGCCGCCATCGTCGAAGCGGTGTGGGCGGCGCTCGACGAGGCCGACCTCGCGCAGCTCACCGGGGGGATGTCGGTCCGCCAGGTCGCCGCCGCGGCGGGCGTGTCGGCCGGTGGGGTGCAGTACCACTTCCCGACGATGCGGGACCTGGGCGCGGCGATGGTCGACTCGCTGCTGCTCGACGTCGCCGTCGAACCGATCGACGCCGCGGCCGAGGGGGCTGCGCTGCTGGCATCGGACGGGCTCGCCGCCGCCGTGCGCGCCGCGGCCCAGTTCAACTGGGACGCGCTCGAGTCGCCCGACGAGCTGGCCTACGACCGGCGGCTGCAGCGGGTGCTCGCGCTCGCCCACGGCACCGGCCCCGACGCGGTCGAGCTGCGGCGGCGGCTGCGGGACGAGTTCTGGGGCTCGTTCCGGCCCGTGTTCGAGGCGATGCTCCAGGCGATGCTGGACACCACGGACCGCCGGCTCGTCGAGCCGTTCACGGTCACCGACCTGGCACGGGTCACCGGTGCGCTGGCCGAGGGGCTCCGGGTCCAGCAGACCTGCCACGACGGCGCCATCCGCGCCGATCTGTACGCGGACGCGGTCGTCGCGATGGCGACGGCCCTCACGGTGCCGGTGAGCCGGCCGCGGTCGGTGTCGGAGGTGGCCGTCGAGCTGCACCAGGTCCGGTCGTCGGCGAGCGAGGGGGTGGTCGGCCTGGCGGCCGTGGCCCGCGCCGCCGCGCCGCTGTTCGCCGACGGGTTCGAGGACGTCGGCTTCGCGTCGATCGTGGCGGCGTCGGAGCTCGACGTCGCGCTCGAGGACGTGGTCGAGGCGTTCGGCGACCCCCGGGTCGTCGCCGCGGTCTCGTTCTCGCGCCACCTCGACGCGCTCGGCGACGCGGCGTCCCGTCGTCGCGCGGCGTCGCCCGACGTCGCGCTGGCGGACCTCGTGCTGGAGCTGGCGCGCCGCGCCCAGGCCGAGCCGTGGGTGGCGGTCGCGCTCGTGCAGGAGCGGGCCGCCGCCGCGACCCGCTCCGCCCGGGTCGACGACGGGGCCGACGTGCGCTCCCTGGTGCCGCTCGACCCCCTGGTGGCCGGGCTCCTCGCCGACGCCCGCCCCGAGCTCGGCGAGCGGGAGGCGGCGGCGGTGGCCGTGCTGGTCGTCGACACGACGTTGGCGCAGGCGGCCGCCCGCACGACCGAGGCCGTCAGCGCCCTGTCCCGGCGCGTGCTCCGCCTGGTGCCGCCGCCGGCTTCCTGA
- a CDS encoding sugar transferase: MAARTGTTRVAIINSETNPPEDATADLRRAVSGGRATVTELPARTAARPVPAGHERGPVLSHLSLRMVLLKAGVVAADVVTILAAYTITTLVVGSWAGWTTSEVDDHLRIAALTLPVWPILFARQQMYAARFLTRLMDELRRVVHVVVVGTVALVLVGWLAGTELAHGWVAAFLVVALACVTLERFLVRRWFVHRRRSGRSLRDVVIIGTNAEALDLALALENPALGYRLVGYVSTDPTATGSIDGLPVLAGTADTVAFAHSLDAQGVILATTSLEVGLSNRLLRGLLDGGLHVEMTSGLRDVTPERMTVRPLGRHPVVYLEPARRFGWRAVAKRIFDTALSTVALVLTAPLLLVAAIAIKVTSPGPVLFRQVRVGRDGEPFFVLKLRTMVVDAEERLAELLEQNESDGPLFKMRHDPRITRVGRVLRKLSIDELPQLWNVVRGDMSLIGPRPALPREVAEWGQELHERLRVRPGITGMWQVSGRSDSGFEEYQRLDLFYVDNWSILIDLGILIRTVPAVLTARGAS, from the coding sequence GTGGCAGCGAGGACCGGGACGACCAGGGTGGCCATCATCAACTCGGAGACGAACCCGCCGGAGGACGCAACCGCGGACCTCCGCCGTGCCGTCTCCGGCGGCCGCGCCACCGTCACCGAGCTGCCGGCGCGGACGGCGGCCCGCCCGGTGCCCGCCGGCCACGAGCGCGGCCCGGTGCTGTCGCACCTCTCCCTCCGCATGGTGCTGCTCAAGGCGGGCGTGGTCGCGGCGGACGTCGTCACGATCCTCGCCGCCTACACGATCACGACCCTGGTCGTCGGCAGCTGGGCGGGCTGGACGACGTCGGAGGTCGACGACCACCTGCGCATCGCCGCGCTCACCCTGCCGGTCTGGCCGATCCTGTTCGCCCGACAGCAGATGTACGCCGCGCGGTTCCTCACCCGCCTGATGGACGAGCTGCGCCGGGTGGTGCACGTGGTCGTCGTCGGCACCGTGGCGCTGGTGCTCGTCGGCTGGCTCGCCGGCACCGAGCTCGCCCACGGGTGGGTCGCGGCGTTCCTCGTCGTGGCGCTGGCCTGCGTGACGCTCGAGCGGTTCCTGGTCCGGCGCTGGTTCGTGCACCGCCGTCGCTCGGGCCGGTCGCTCCGCGACGTCGTGATCATCGGGACCAACGCCGAGGCGCTCGACCTCGCGCTGGCGCTCGAGAACCCGGCGCTCGGCTACCGGCTCGTCGGCTACGTCTCCACCGATCCGACCGCCACGGGCTCGATCGACGGCCTCCCGGTCCTGGCCGGCACGGCCGACACCGTCGCCTTCGCCCACTCGCTCGACGCCCAGGGCGTGATCCTGGCCACGACCAGCCTCGAGGTCGGCCTGTCGAACCGCCTGCTCCGCGGGCTGCTCGACGGCGGCCTCCACGTCGAGATGACCTCCGGCCTGCGCGACGTCACGCCCGAGCGCATGACCGTGCGCCCGCTCGGACGCCACCCCGTCGTGTACCTCGAGCCGGCCCGCCGCTTCGGCTGGCGCGCCGTGGCCAAGCGCATCTTCGACACGGCCCTGTCGACGGTGGCGCTGGTCCTGACGGCGCCGCTGCTCCTGGTCGCGGCGATCGCGATCAAGGTCACGTCGCCGGGCCCGGTGCTGTTCCGCCAGGTGCGCGTCGGTCGCGACGGCGAGCCGTTCTTCGTGCTCAAGCTCAGGACGATGGTCGTCGACGCGGAGGAGCGCCTCGCCGAGCTGCTCGAGCAGAACGAGTCCGACGGCCCGCTGTTCAAGATGCGCCACGACCCGCGCATCACCCGGGTCGGCCGCGTCCTGCGCAAGCTCTCGATCGACGAGCTACCGCAGCTGTGGAACGTCGTCCGCGGCGACATGAGCCTCATCGGGCCCCGGCCGGCGCTGCCCCGCGAGGTGGCCGAGTGGGGCCAGGAGCTGCACGAGCGGCTGCGGGTCCGGCCGGGCATCACCGGCATGTGGCAGGTGAGCGGCCGCAGCGACTCCGGGTTCGAGGAGTACCAGCGGCTCGACCTGTTCTACGTCGACAACTGGTCGATCCTGATCGACCTCGGCATCCTCATCCGCACGGTGCCGGCGGTCCTCACCGCTCGCGGCGCCAGCTGA
- a CDS encoding alpha/beta hydrolase family esterase — protein sequence MALAALAAACSSSVDIGVEGVDARWIDVKGPGDRQALLVTAEAVADDGDDTPEPAPPLVVVLHGLGQDAEHMATIGGWAQLARDRGTVVVFGEGSEHSWDAGTCCGEAAAREVDDVAYLDRLIDQVVDSTGADRDAVRMVGFSNGGMMTYRYLCEGEVRLAAAASIAGTDVDGCTPTRPTTFIQISGSADTIVPLYDTPSAAPELGPLEPVSESIRGVANAFGCPTPRLGRTGPVTTTLWAPCAEGVTVRFDVVAGMPHAYPIVDGYQGTDQILQLWGLGAPAPGG from the coding sequence GTGGCCCTGGCGGCGCTCGCGGCGGCGTGCAGCTCGTCGGTCGACATCGGGGTGGAGGGCGTGGACGCCCGGTGGATCGACGTGAAGGGCCCCGGCGACCGGCAGGCCCTGCTCGTCACCGCCGAGGCGGTGGCCGACGACGGCGACGACACCCCCGAGCCGGCCCCGCCGCTCGTCGTGGTGCTCCACGGGCTCGGGCAGGACGCCGAGCACATGGCGACCATCGGCGGGTGGGCGCAGCTCGCCCGCGACCGGGGGACGGTCGTGGTGTTCGGGGAGGGCTCGGAGCACAGCTGGGACGCGGGGACGTGCTGCGGCGAGGCGGCCGCCCGGGAGGTCGACGACGTCGCGTACCTGGACCGGCTCATCGACCAGGTCGTCGACAGCACGGGCGCCGATCGCGACGCCGTCCGCATGGTCGGCTTCTCCAACGGCGGCATGATGACGTACCGGTACCTCTGCGAGGGCGAGGTCCGGCTGGCGGCCGCGGCGTCCATCGCGGGCACCGACGTCGACGGCTGCACGCCGACGCGGCCCACGACCTTCATCCAGATCTCCGGCTCGGCCGACACGATCGTGCCGCTCTACGACACCCCCTCCGCCGCGCCGGAGCTGGGGCCGCTCGAACCGGTGAGCGAGTCGATCCGCGGCGTCGCAAACGCGTTCGGCTGCCCGACCCCGCGCCTCGGCCGGACGGGCCCCGTCACCACCACGCTGTGGGCTCCGTGCGCCGAGGGCGTCACGGTCCGCTTCGACGTCGTCGCGGGGATGCCGCACGCCTACCCGATCGTCGACGGCTACCAGGGCACCGACCAGATCCTCCAGCTGTGGGGCCTGGGGGCGCCGGCACCGGGCGGCTGA